The following are encoded together in the Gammaproteobacteria bacterium genome:
- a CDS encoding glycosyltransferase, whose amino-acid sequence MTNKLIIFTKAPEPGQVKTRLIPALGAVNAAKLYHRLLIHTLQQHSKQQEYSIELCCTPDTNYPLFHTLQKDYGCQLSVQTGTDLGQRMHHALQQALTESPRAILIGCDCPLLSATDILQGFELLAQDNELVLGPAEDGGYVMIGLSSPHESLFQGINWGSDQVYQQTIERTNTLNIRHASIASHWDLDLPEDLERLKASPKHADLVKGLW is encoded by the coding sequence ATGACCAATAAACTCATCATCTTCACCAAGGCACCTGAACCGGGACAGGTTAAGACACGTTTGATTCCAGCCTTAGGCGCGGTTAATGCGGCTAAGTTATACCATCGTCTGCTCATCCATACCCTGCAACAACACAGCAAACAACAAGAATACAGTATTGAACTTTGTTGCACCCCGGATACGAATTATCCGCTATTCCACACCCTGCAGAAAGATTACGGCTGTCAATTATCTGTACAGACGGGCACTGATCTTGGTCAACGTATGCATCATGCCCTGCAACAAGCATTAACTGAATCCCCCCGTGCCATCCTGATTGGCTGTGATTGCCCACTATTATCGGCTACCGATATCTTGCAAGGATTTGAGTTATTGGCACAGGACAATGAACTGGTATTAGGCCCTGCCGAGGATGGTGGTTATGTCATGATCGGGCTATCCAGCCCTCATGAAAGTTTGTTCCAGGGGATTAACTGGGGCAGTGATCAAGTCTATCAACAGACTATTGAACGTACGAACACACTGAACATACGTCATGCCTCGATAGCAAGCCACTGGGATCTGGATTTGCCAGAGGATCTGGAACGATTAAAGGCATCACCAAAACATGCAGACCTGGTAAAAGGCCTTTGGTAG
- a CDS encoding type I restriction endonuclease subunit R — translation MITEDQLEQLCLDWFRSIGYDSICGYDIAPDGDRPERTDYAQIILFERLIQQLQKINPHIPLAVLEQVTGQVAKPETPVLIKGNKVFHQFLLEGIKVEFKDGDKSRTDYVQLVDFTNVDNNQFLVVNQYTIAGSKGHRRPDVIVFINGLPLAVIELKNPADSSADIWSAYQQLQTYKDEVPDLFVFNEALVVSDGLNARIGSLTANKERFLPWRTMTSENDKPLFEYRLETLIKGFFNRELFLDYIHYFILFEQEGDALIKKIAAYHQFHAVRAAVDATVIASRPPLLDKVADAREHYSGSLQGSGSGKAGVVWHTQGSGKSISMVCYAGKLLAQPEMNNPTIVVVTDRNDLDGQLFNTFAMAADALKQTPVQASNRDDLRDILASRQSGGIVFTTIQKFALLADEASHPALSERHNIVVISDEAHRSQYGDKARFNAKTGKYTFGYSRHMRDALPRASFIGFTGTPISAADKDTRAVFGDYVSIYDIQDAVDDGATVPIYYESRLAKLDINQAELEALNDDVEEVIEDEEDMATREQTKSRWAALEKLVGSAPRMEQVAKDLVAHFESRIATMPGKGMIVSMSREICVDMYNAIITIRPEWHDSDTAKGAIKVVMTGSASDKEKLQPHIHNKETKKRFEKRFKDVNDPLQLVIVRDMWLTGFDAPNCHTMYIDKPMKGHNLMQAIARVNRVFKDKPGGLVVDYIGIASELKHALKTYTDSKGKGAPTLDTNEAYAILLEKMDVVHGMLSGFDYSDYKTNALQLLPMIMNHILGLKEGKKRFLDVMAAISKAYTLCGTMDEAEGMKKEIAFLSAIKAAISKFTTIDKRRTDEDKNTALKQIIDNAIVADGVADVFEMVGLDKPNIGLLSDEFLEDVKNMPQRNLAMELLEKLLRDEIKARLKTDVVSEKKYSDRILETLRKYHNRAIETAQVIEELINLAKEMEEDLVEADKLGLNNDEIAFYRALIQNESAVRELGDNNLRELAKYVTEQLRKSTTVDWQVRDSVRAKLRNLVRRALKRWKYPPDKADEAIELCLKQAEVLSCSWSI, via the coding sequence GTGATCACGGAAGACCAACTGGAACAACTCTGTCTCGACTGGTTTAGGTCCATTGGTTATGACTCTATCTGTGGCTATGATATTGCCCCTGATGGTGATCGCCCTGAACGTACTGATTATGCTCAGATCATTCTATTTGAACGTTTGATTCAACAACTGCAAAAGATCAATCCACATATCCCGTTGGCTGTGCTGGAGCAGGTGACCGGACAGGTTGCCAAACCTGAAACCCCTGTATTAATCAAAGGCAACAAGGTCTTTCACCAGTTCTTACTGGAAGGTATCAAGGTTGAATTCAAGGACGGTGATAAATCCAGGACGGACTATGTGCAATTAGTCGATTTCACCAATGTCGATAACAATCAGTTCCTGGTGGTCAATCAATACACTATTGCTGGCAGCAAGGGTCATCGTCGCCCTGATGTCATTGTGTTTATCAATGGTCTGCCACTGGCGGTTATTGAACTCAAAAATCCAGCGGATAGCAGTGCCGATATATGGTCGGCCTATCAACAGCTACAAACCTATAAGGATGAGGTACCTGATCTATTTGTCTTTAATGAGGCCCTGGTGGTCAGCGATGGTTTGAATGCCCGGATCGGTTCATTAACAGCCAATAAAGAACGTTTTTTGCCCTGGCGTACCATGACCAGTGAAAATGATAAACCCTTGTTTGAGTATCGGCTGGAAACCTTGATTAAAGGCTTCTTTAATCGTGAGTTGTTTCTGGACTATATCCATTACTTTATATTGTTTGAGCAAGAGGGTGATGCACTAATTAAAAAGATCGCTGCCTATCACCAGTTTCATGCTGTGCGTGCTGCTGTGGATGCCACAGTGATAGCCTCACGGCCACCCTTGCTTGATAAGGTTGCTGATGCACGGGAGCATTATTCTGGCAGCTTACAAGGCTCAGGATCAGGCAAGGCAGGTGTAGTATGGCACACTCAAGGTTCAGGTAAGTCTATCTCCATGGTGTGTTATGCCGGTAAGTTGTTGGCACAGCCAGAGATGAATAATCCAACCATTGTGGTCGTTACTGATCGCAATGATCTGGATGGCCAGTTGTTTAATACCTTTGCCATGGCGGCTGATGCTCTGAAACAAACCCCGGTACAGGCCAGTAACCGTGATGATCTGCGTGATATATTGGCCTCACGCCAATCGGGTGGCATTGTTTTTACTACCATACAAAAGTTTGCATTACTGGCGGATGAAGCCAGTCACCCGGCATTAAGTGAGCGACATAATATTGTCGTAATCAGTGATGAGGCACACCGCAGTCAATACGGTGATAAAGCCAGATTTAATGCGAAGACAGGCAAGTACACCTTTGGTTATTCCCGGCACATGCGTGATGCCTTGCCCAGGGCCTCATTTATTGGTTTTACCGGCACACCGATTTCAGCAGCCGATAAAGATACCCGTGCTGTGTTTGGCGATTATGTCTCTATCTATGATATTCAGGATGCGGTGGATGATGGTGCCACCGTGCCAATCTATTATGAATCACGTCTGGCTAAGCTGGATATTAATCAGGCAGAGCTTGAGGCGCTGAATGATGACGTTGAAGAGGTGATTGAAGACGAAGAGGATATGGCTACCCGGGAACAAACCAAATCCAGATGGGCTGCATTAGAAAAACTGGTGGGTAGTGCACCGCGCATGGAACAGGTGGCTAAGGATCTGGTTGCTCATTTTGAAAGCCGTATTGCTACTATGCCGGGTAAGGGCATGATTGTATCCATGAGCCGTGAAATCTGTGTGGATATGTACAATGCCATTATCACTATCAGGCCTGAATGGCATGATAGTGATACAGCCAAGGGCGCAATTAAGGTTGTAATGACCGGATCAGCATCGGATAAGGAAAAGCTGCAACCACATATCCACAACAAGGAAACCAAAAAGCGGTTTGAAAAACGTTTTAAGGATGTTAACGATCCGCTACAACTGGTAATCGTGCGAGATATGTGGCTCACCGGTTTTGATGCCCCTAACTGTCACACTATGTATATCGATAAACCGATGAAAGGGCATAACCTGATGCAGGCCATCGCCAGGGTAAACAGGGTGTTTAAGGATAAGCCTGGTGGTTTAGTCGTGGACTATATCGGTATTGCCAGTGAATTAAAGCATGCATTGAAGACCTATACCGATTCAAAGGGTAAGGGTGCGCCGACCCTGGATACCAATGAAGCCTATGCCATCCTGTTAGAAAAGATGGACGTTGTGCATGGTATGTTAAGTGGTTTTGATTACAGTGATTATAAAACCAATGCCTTGCAACTGTTGCCAATGATAATGAATCATATCCTGGGTCTGAAAGAGGGTAAAAAACGCTTTTTAGATGTCATGGCTGCGATCAGTAAGGCTTATACCCTATGCGGCACTATGGATGAAGCAGAAGGAATGAAAAAAGAGATTGCCTTTCTTTCTGCAATAAAGGCGGCGATCAGTAAATTTACCACCATCGATAAACGGCGCACCGATGAAGACAAAAATACCGCCCTGAAACAGATTATTGATAATGCTATCGTTGCTGATGGTGTGGCGGATGTGTTTGAAATGGTAGGGCTGGATAAACCGAATATTGGCCTGTTATCCGATGAGTTCCTGGAAGATGTAAAGAATATGCCGCAGAGAAATCTGGCCATGGAGCTACTGGAAAAGCTGTTACGGGATGAGATCAAGGCGCGCTTGAAAACAGATGTGGTGTCAGAGAAGAAATATTCTGATCGTATACTGGAAACCCTGCGTAAATATCATAATCGTGCCATTGAGACCGCTCAGGTGATTGAAGAACTCATTAATCTGGCCAAAGAGATGGAAGAGGATCTGGTCGAAGCAGATAAGTTGGGTCTGAATAATGATGAAATTGCTTTTTATCGCGCCCTGATTCAAAACGAAAGTGCAGTACGTGAACTCGGTGATAATAATCTACGTGAATTAGCCAAATACGTCACGGAACAACTGCGTAAAAGCACGACTGTTGACTGGCAAGTACGTGATAGTGTGCGTGCAAAGCTACGCAATCTTGTCAGGCGAGCTCTGAAACGATGGAAATACCCACCGGATAAGGCCGATGAAGCCATTGAGTTATGTCTGAAGCAGGCCGAGGTTCTGAGCTGTAGTTGGAGTATTTAA
- a CDS encoding glycosyltransferase family 2 protein — MVKISIIIPTLNEEQHITMTLQDLQCLRQQGHEIIVVDGGSEDKTLQRIGGLYDSLISSQRGRARQMHEGAIQASGSILWFLHADTRVPKTVIDSMIQITATSERLWGRFDIKLSGTHPLLRIVERLINLRSRLSGIATGDQGIFISRALYEQVGGYPQISLMEDVALSKRLKQQCKPLCLHQRLLTSSRRWEEKGIMRTIFLMWSLRLAYAMGVSPGTLARYYR, encoded by the coding sequence ATGGTGAAGATCTCGATTATTATTCCGACCTTGAATGAAGAACAACATATAACAATGACCTTACAGGATCTACAGTGTCTGCGTCAGCAGGGGCATGAGATTATTGTGGTCGATGGTGGCAGTGAAGATAAAACCCTGCAAAGGATTGGTGGTTTATATGATTCACTGATATCCAGTCAACGGGGACGCGCCCGCCAGATGCATGAGGGCGCGATACAGGCCAGTGGTTCTATCCTGTGGTTTTTGCATGCAGATACCCGTGTGCCTAAGACGGTTATTGATTCGATGATACAGATTACAGCGACATCTGAAAGGCTCTGGGGACGTTTTGATATTAAACTATCGGGGACGCATCCATTACTACGCATTGTTGAACGTCTAATTAATCTCCGTTCAAGGCTTAGTGGTATCGCTACCGGTGATCAAGGTATTTTTATTAGTCGAGCACTTTATGAACAGGTTGGCGGCTACCCACAGATCTCCTTGATGGAAGATGTTGCTCTGAGCAAGAGGCTGAAACAACAATGTAAACCGCTCTGTCTTCATCAACGACTATTGACCTCTTCAAGACGTTGGGAAGAGAAGGGAATTATGCGCACGATTTTTTTAATGTGGTCTCTGCGTCTGGCTTATGCGATGGGAGTTAGCCCTGGCACGCTTGCCCGTTATTATCGGTAG
- a CDS encoding type II toxin-antitoxin system death-on-curing family toxin: MNELILYFDVNHAVEVHDWIIENSGGLSGTKDLGQVDSVLDHIQNDLYYPSFEEKLNHLVFSINKFHAFNDGNKRSSLSLGAYFLELNGYDYCVQTFVQEMENIVVWLAEGKISKALLLKIVTSLIMDDEFSEELKLELLEAVK; this comes from the coding sequence ATGAATGAGCTGATTCTTTACTTTGATGTAAATCATGCTGTAGAGGTACATGATTGGATTATCGAAAACTCAGGCGGTTTGTCTGGTACAAAAGATTTAGGTCAAGTGGATAGTGTTCTAGATCATATTCAAAATGATTTGTATTACCCAAGCTTTGAAGAGAAGTTGAATCATTTAGTTTTTTCTATTAATAAATTTCACGCATTTAATGATGGCAATAAGCGTTCGAGCCTGAGTTTAGGTGCCTACTTTCTTGAGTTAAATGGTTATGATTATTGTGTCCAAACATTTGTTCAAGAAATGGAAAATATTGTAGTTTGGCTGGCAGAAGGAAAAATTTCAAAAGCCTTGTTATTGAAAATAGTGACTTCTCTTATTATGGATGATGAGTTTTCAGAAGAATTAAAACTAGAATTATTAGAGGCGGTAAAATAA
- a CDS encoding type I restriction-modification system subunit M, with translation MQQDEQQFLNELEKKLWTSANKLLPALDASQYKHVVLGLVFLKYVSDAFDIRRKELSKQFKDKAHDYFLDPAGFDSEQECLEEINSELEQRDFYAEANVFWVPQQARWEFLQNQNKVVITGEIEIGTGNRKKKIRSVGQLIDNALEAIEHDNPKLKGVLNKRYTQLQIDQAKLGELIDLVATIPFTHATLSSKDILGHVYEYFLGQFALAEGKKGGQFYTPKSIVSLIVQMLEPFKGRVYDPAMGSGGFFVQSEHFITAHEGRMGDVSIYGQEYNHTTWQLAAMNMVIRGIDFNFGKEPASTYTNDQHPDLRADFVMANPPFNMKEWDIGVDENDPRWQYGKPPSNNANFAWLQHMLWHLAPNGSMGLLLANGSMSSNTSGEGTIRKALIENDLVECMVALPGQLFTNTQIPACIWFLTKNKKERAVDYSHYRDRSGEILFIDARNLGYMKDRVLKDFSPEDLESITRTYHGWRMNYGKCDNGDGIISKVDPDPEYLYQDTPGFCYSAKREEIEKHDYVLTPGRYVGAAPEEDDGEPFAEKMARLTGQLKVQFEESDRLEGEIKKNLAGLGFDV, from the coding sequence ATGCAACAGGATGAACAACAATTCCTTAATGAACTGGAGAAAAAGCTCTGGACCAGCGCTAATAAACTGCTGCCAGCACTGGATGCCTCACAATACAAACATGTTGTCTTAGGATTAGTGTTTTTAAAATATGTCTCCGATGCCTTCGATATTCGAAGAAAGGAACTCAGCAAACAATTCAAAGATAAGGCCCACGATTATTTCCTCGACCCTGCCGGATTCGACTCAGAACAAGAGTGTCTGGAAGAGATCAACAGCGAACTCGAACAACGTGACTTCTATGCCGAGGCCAATGTGTTCTGGGTGCCACAACAGGCACGTTGGGAGTTCCTGCAAAATCAGAACAAGGTGGTCATCACCGGTGAGATAGAGATTGGGACAGGCAATCGTAAAAAGAAGATCCGCTCCGTCGGCCAGCTTATTGATAATGCCCTGGAGGCCATCGAGCACGACAACCCCAAACTCAAGGGTGTACTCAACAAACGTTATACCCAGTTACAAATTGATCAGGCCAAGCTGGGCGAATTGATTGATCTGGTTGCCACCATCCCCTTTACTCATGCAACATTAAGCAGCAAAGACATCCTCGGCCATGTCTACGAATACTTCCTCGGTCAATTTGCCCTGGCTGAAGGTAAAAAAGGTGGTCAGTTCTACACCCCTAAATCCATCGTTAGCCTCATTGTACAGATGCTCGAACCCTTTAAAGGCCGCGTCTATGACCCCGCCATGGGTTCCGGTGGTTTTTTTGTGCAGTCCGAGCATTTCATTACCGCACATGAAGGCCGTATGGGCGATGTCTCCATCTATGGACAAGAATACAACCACACCACATGGCAACTGGCCGCCATGAACATGGTGATACGCGGTATCGACTTTAACTTTGGTAAAGAACCTGCCAGCACCTATACCAATGATCAACACCCCGATCTACGTGCCGACTTTGTTATGGCTAATCCACCCTTTAATATGAAAGAGTGGGATATCGGGGTAGATGAAAATGACCCCCGTTGGCAATACGGCAAGCCACCCTCGAACAATGCCAACTTTGCCTGGCTACAACACATGCTCTGGCACCTGGCTCCCAATGGCAGTATGGGACTGTTATTAGCCAATGGCTCCATGAGTTCCAATACCAGTGGTGAAGGTACAATTCGTAAGGCCCTGATTGAGAATGATCTGGTGGAATGTATGGTCGCCTTACCCGGCCAGCTATTTACCAATACCCAGATACCCGCCTGTATCTGGTTTCTGACCAAAAACAAGAAAGAACGTGCAGTAGATTACAGTCATTACCGTGATCGCAGTGGTGAAATACTCTTTATTGATGCCCGTAACCTTGGCTATATGAAAGACCGTGTACTCAAAGACTTTAGCCCTGAAGATCTGGAAAGCATCACCCGAACCTATCACGGCTGGCGTATGAACTATGGTAAATGTGATAATGGCGATGGCATCATATCCAAGGTCGATCCTGATCCAGAATACCTGTACCAGGATACCCCCGGCTTTTGTTATTCCGCCAAACGAGAAGAAATAGAAAAACATGATTATGTACTCACCCCAGGCCGTTATGTTGGTGCCGCCCCTGAGGAAGACGATGGCGAGCCCTTTGCTGAAAAAATGGCACGATTGACAGGGCAGTTAAAGGTACAGTTTGAAGAGAGTGATCGGCTGGAAGGGGAAATTAAGAAGAATTTGGCGGGGTTGGGATTTGATGTCTAA
- a CDS encoding restriction endonuclease subunit S — MKITDFIDFNPKRALNKGCLAPFINMAALPVDSRDINQIGEREFKGGGSKFKNGDTLFARITPCLENGKTAKVAELPENTVAHGSTEFIVMAAKEPEYDQDYIYYLARLPEFRSYAQARMEGTSGRQRVPWQSLVEFDFNFPEKEKRKEIGDFLKTIDNKIELNRQTNQTLEQIAQAIFKSWFVDFDPVKAKAQVCASVAEGRIPGSEKNTPLPKDFDVETAIERAAMCAISSKSLEELEQLSSETQQQLKTIAALFPDTLVESELGEIPEGWAVTRFKQIVEKYIDNRGKTPPLVDFGIPLLEVKHLPNGSMKPDLDTTKYVDDETYENWFRAHLETSDIIISTVGTIGRICMVPENEKFTIAQNLLGMRFYKEKSSPYFMYYQMDGFRFRHDVDARLIITVQASIKRKDLETIDLLSPPVELQNKFEEFISPFVSMQQSNQEIKLSNMRDSLLPKLLSGELQIEQNQTGLEEAI; from the coding sequence ATGAAAATAACAGATTTTATTGATTTCAACCCAAAGAGGGCCCTTAATAAAGGTTGTCTTGCACCATTTATAAACATGGCTGCTTTACCTGTGGATAGTCGAGATATAAACCAAATTGGTGAGCGAGAATTCAAAGGGGGTGGATCAAAATTTAAAAATGGTGATACCTTGTTTGCACGAATAACACCATGTTTAGAAAATGGGAAAACAGCAAAGGTTGCTGAGTTGCCTGAAAATACCGTAGCGCATGGTTCAACAGAGTTCATCGTAATGGCCGCTAAAGAGCCGGAATATGATCAAGACTATATTTATTATTTGGCTAGACTGCCTGAATTCCGTTCATATGCTCAGGCACGTATGGAAGGCACATCTGGACGGCAACGCGTCCCATGGCAATCGCTTGTGGAATTTGACTTCAATTTTCCAGAAAAAGAGAAGAGAAAAGAGATCGGTGATTTTCTTAAAACTATTGACAACAAAATCGAACTAAACCGCCAAACTAACCAAACTCTCGAACAAATCGCCCAGGCCATTTTTAAATCTTGGTTTGTGGATTTCGACCCTGTAAAAGCCAAGGCACAGGTATGTGCCAGTGTCGCGGAGGGCAGGATACCCGGGAGCGAAAAAAATACACCACTACCCAAAGACTTTGATGTAGAAACTGCCATCGAACGTGCCGCCATGTGTGCCATCAGTAGCAAGTCATTAGAAGAACTTGAACAACTAAGTTCTGAAACCCAACAACAACTCAAAACCATCGCTGCTTTATTCCCTGATACTTTGGTTGAATCTGAGTTAGGTGAGATACCGGAAGGGTGGGCTGTTACTCGTTTTAAACAAATTGTTGAAAAGTACATTGATAATAGGGGAAAGACACCGCCTTTAGTAGATTTTGGGATTCCATTGCTTGAAGTGAAGCATCTACCTAATGGCTCGATGAAACCTGACCTTGATACTACAAAATACGTAGATGACGAAACTTATGAAAATTGGTTTAGAGCTCATCTTGAGACGAGTGATATTATTATTTCAACTGTTGGGACTATAGGCCGGATTTGCATGGTTCCTGAAAATGAAAAGTTTACTATTGCGCAGAACTTACTCGGTATGCGTTTTTATAAAGAAAAATCTTCACCATATTTTATGTATTACCAGATGGATGGTTTCAGGTTTCGACATGATGTTGATGCGCGCTTAATTATTACGGTACAAGCTAGTATAAAAAGAAAAGATCTAGAGACAATTGACTTGTTATCACCACCTGTTGAATTACAAAATAAATTTGAAGAATTTATTAGCCCATTTGTTTCAATGCAACAAAGTAATCAAGAAATTAAACTTTCTAATATGAGAGATTCCTTATTGCCGAAACTCCTTTCCGGTGAACTCCAAATAGAACAAAATCAAACAGGATTGGAGGAAGCGATATGA
- a CDS encoding DNA-binding protein yields the protein MSHDLTTSEVARQNVLNNRYALTKLEEHLALGGLQFEGETIFTKSQLAEILTIDERTVDRYLTTHGSEIKANGYRILKGHALKNIKLAYVDDTDVVDIIDPKTPSLGVFSFRAVLNVAMLATESERAKVIRSRMLDIVIDVVAEKAGGHTKYINQRDQDYLPAAYMEDSYRKQFTDSLRDHLEMGNHKYAVYTDKIYKVVFCENALEYKKVLKLASKEKTRNTMYAEVLKAIAGFEHGLATQMREWSEQHNRKLVPSELDSMITEAKNNPFLKPSIEDARVRMASRDLGFRDALHDKLEHYIQTVPEGDFDRFLGEKTKSLEEQLSDTKTLEVLKRLKDR from the coding sequence ATGAGTCATGACTTAACCACTTCAGAAGTCGCTCGGCAAAATGTGCTAAATAATCGCTATGCCTTGACCAAGTTGGAGGAACATCTGGCACTTGGGGGGCTTCAGTTTGAGGGTGAGACGATTTTCACTAAATCCCAGCTTGCTGAAATATTAACCATTGATGAGCGTACAGTTGACCGTTATTTGACCACTCATGGTAGTGAAATCAAGGCAAATGGCTATCGAATACTGAAAGGTCATGCTTTAAAAAACATAAAGTTAGCCTATGTCGACGACACAGATGTCGTCGACATCATCGACCCCAAAACTCCTTCTCTGGGTGTGTTTTCATTTCGGGCGGTTTTGAATGTTGCCATGTTGGCTACGGAGAGTGAGCGAGCCAAAGTCATTCGCAGCCGAATGTTGGATATTGTTATCGACGTAGTAGCTGAAAAAGCAGGGGGACATACTAAATATATTAATCAACGGGATCAAGATTATTTACCTGCGGCATATATGGAAGACAGCTACCGTAAGCAATTTACCGATTCCTTGCGAGATCATCTGGAAATGGGAAACCATAAATATGCTGTTTATACAGATAAAATATATAAAGTGGTATTTTGTGAAAATGCACTTGAATATAAAAAAGTTTTAAAGCTTGCAAGTAAAGAGAAAACACGTAACACCATGTATGCCGAGGTACTCAAGGCCATTGCAGGCTTTGAACACGGGTTGGCCACACAAATGCGAGAGTGGTCTGAACAACATAATCGTAAATTAGTGCCTTCTGAACTAGATAGCATGATTACAGAGGCAAAGAACAATCCATTTCTAAAACCATCAATTGAGGATGCCAGGGTGAGAATGGCAAGCCGCGATTTGGGTTTTCGTGATGCTTTACATGATAAGTTAGAGCACTACATTCAAACGGTTCCAGAAGGTGATTTCGATCGATTTTTGGGTGAAAAGACAAAGTCCTTGGAAGAACAGCTTTCTGATACTAAGACGCTAGAAGTTTTAAAGCGGTTAAAGGATCGCTAG
- a CDS encoding Fic family protein codes for MPEYKPPFTLTNTILKLIAEISEAIGRLSVQLECEQNLRLRRVNRMRTIQGSLAIEGNTLSEEQITAILDGKRVVAPPKEVKEALNAISVYEQLDTWQPSSEQALLAAHKTLMTGLVEEVGSYRTGGVGVMSGDKVVHMAPQANRVAKLVSDLLEWLAHTDSHPLIASCVFHYEFEFIHPFADGNGRMGRLWQTLILSRWHPVFSHLPVESLVYQHQDEYYQAIRQSTAQTDSSPFIGFMLQMILDVLIEVQAEAVTTQKTTQKTTQKQKAILAYLQSNPGAGRREIAEALGNITEDGVKYNLKKLQEFNLLKRVGSARSGHWEVQA; via the coding sequence ATGCCTGAATATAAACCGCCATTCACCTTAACCAACACAATCCTGAAACTGATCGCTGAGATCAGTGAAGCAATAGGGCGTTTGTCGGTACAGCTTGAATGCGAACAGAACCTACGTTTACGGCGTGTCAATCGTATGCGTACTATTCAGGGTTCATTAGCGATTGAAGGCAATACGCTGTCTGAAGAACAGATCACAGCCATTCTTGATGGTAAACGAGTTGTTGCACCGCCTAAAGAGGTCAAGGAGGCACTCAATGCGATCAGTGTCTATGAGCAACTGGATACCTGGCAGCCCTCTAGTGAACAGGCTTTGTTAGCGGCTCACAAAACACTTATGACCGGGTTGGTTGAAGAGGTCGGCAGCTATCGTACTGGTGGTGTTGGTGTCATGTCGGGTGATAAGGTGGTACACATGGCCCCACAGGCGAATCGAGTCGCTAAACTGGTATCCGATTTACTGGAATGGCTGGCGCATACAGATAGCCATCCATTGATTGCCAGTTGTGTCTTTCATTATGAGTTTGAGTTCATTCATCCCTTTGCGGATGGTAATGGCCGCATGGGGCGTTTATGGCAGACCCTTATCCTGTCCAGATGGCATCCTGTCTTTAGTCATCTTCCAGTGGAAAGTCTGGTCTATCAGCATCAAGATGAATATTATCAGGCGATCAGGCAAAGTACCGCACAAACTGATTCTTCGCCATTTATTGGATTTATGTTACAAATGATCCTGGATGTGCTTATTGAAGTTCAGGCTGAGGCTGTAACTACCCAGAAGACTACCCAGAAGACTACCCAGAAACAGAAGGCGATTCTAGCCTATCTGCAGTCCAATCCAGGGGCAGGAAGACGAGAGATCGCTGAGGCCCTGGGTAATATTACTGAGGATGGTGTAAAGTATAATCTTAAAAAATTACAGGAATTCAATCTGTTGAAGCGAGTGGGTTCAGCACGTTCTGGCCACTGGGAGGTGCAGGCATGA